One genomic segment of Equus quagga isolate Etosha38 chromosome 20, UCLA_HA_Equagga_1.0, whole genome shotgun sequence includes these proteins:
- the GPATCH2L gene encoding G patch domain-containing protein 2-like isoform X4, producing the protein MDELVHDLASALEQTSEQNKLGELWEEMALSPRQQRRQLRKRRGRKRRSDFIHLAEHACCYSEASESSLDEAIKDCREMAPVTNFSDSDDTAVAKRHPALNAIVKSKQHSWHESDSFTENAPCRPLRRRRKVKRVTAEVAASLQQKLKVSDWSYERGCRFKSAKKQRLSRWKENTPWTSSGHGLCESAENRTFLSKTGRKERMECEADEQKQGSDENMSECETSSVCSSSDTGLFTNDEGRQGDDEQSDWFYEGECVPGFTVPNLLPKWAPDHCSEVERMDSGLDKLSDPTFLLPSRPAQRGYHARLNRLPGAAARCLRKGRRRLVGKETSISALSTERIGHIISDPRQKEKNKALASDFPHISACAHEFNPLSPLYSLDVLADASHRRCSPAHCSARKSHFVIGTSSVL; encoded by the exons ATGGATGAGCTGGTACATGACTTAGCCTCAGCCTTGGAGCAGACATCTGAGCAGAATAAGCTTGGTGAGCTGTGGGAGGAGATGGCACTGAGCCCCCGGCAGCAGAGGCGGCAGCTCCGCAAGCGGAGGGGCCGGAAGCGCCGCTCGGACTTCATTCACCTGGCAGAGCATGCCTGCTGCTACAGTGAGGCCTCCGAGTCAAGTCTGGATGAGGCCATTAAGGACTGTCGAGAAATGGCGCCGGTCACCAATTTTAGTGACTCTGATGACACAGCAGTGGCCAAACGGCACCCAGCTCTCAACGCCATTGTTAAGAGTAAGCAACATTCTTGGCATGAATCTGACTCCTTTACTGAAAATGCACCTTGTCGACCACTCAGGCGCCGGCGGAAGGTGAAGCGAGTGACGGCAGAGGTGGCTGCCAGCCTTCAGCAGAAGCTCAAGGTGTCAGATTGGAGCTATGAGAGAGGCTGCAGGTTCAAGTCTGCTAAGAAGCAGCGTCTGTCCCGCTGGAAGGAGAATACTCCCTGGACCTCATCAGGTCACGGGTTGTGTGAATCAGCAGAAAATAGGACTTTCCTAAGCAAAacgggaaggaaagaaaggatggagTGTGAAGCAGATGAACAAAAACAGGGCTCTGATGAGAACATGTCCGAATG TGAAACCAGCAGTGTCTGTAGCAGCAGTGACACAGGGCTCTTTACCAACGATGAAGGACGGCAAG GCGATGATGAACAGAGTGATTGGTTCTATGAAGGAGAGTGTGTCCCAGGGTTCACTGTCCCTAATCTTCTGCCCAAGTGGGCTCCTGATCATTGCTCTGAAGTAGAAAGAATGGATTCCGGACTGGATAAACTTTCAGATCCCACATTCCTTTTACCTTCTCGGCCAGCTCAAAGAG ggtacCATGCTCGCTTGAATCGTCTGCCTGGAGCTGCAGCTCGATGCCTCAGAAAGGGGCGAAGAAGGCTTGTTGGGAAG GAGACCAGCATAAGTGCTCTGAGTACTGAGAGGATAGGCCACATCATCAGTGACCCTCGGCAGAAAGA aaaGAATAAAGCGTTGGCTTCTGATTTTCCTCACATTTCTGCTTGTGCACATGAG TTTAATCCGCTCTCTCCCCTTTACTCCCTGGATGTTCTCGCTGATGCTTCTCACCGAAGATGTTCACCAGCACACTGCTCTGCCAG
- the GPATCH2L gene encoding G patch domain-containing protein 2-like isoform X5 — MDELVHDLASALEQTSEQNKLGELWEEMALSPRQQRRQLRKRRGRKRRSDFIHLAEHACCYSEASESSLDEAIKDCREMAPVTNFSDSDDTAVAKRHPALNAIVKSKQHSWHESDSFTENAPCRPLRRRRKVKRVTAEVAASLQQKLKVSDWSYERGCRFKSAKKQRLSRWKENTPWTSSGHGLCESAENRTFLSKTGRKERMECEADEQKQGSDENMSECETSSVCSSSDTGLFTNDEGRQGDDEQSDWFYEGECVPGFTVPNLLPKWAPDHCSEVERMDSGLDKLSDPTFLLPSRPAQRGYHARLNRLPGAAARCLRKGRRRLVGKETSISALSTERIGHIISDPRQKDFWLPSAGKRERNQFNPLSPLYSLDVLADASHRRCSPAHCSARKSHFVIGTSSVL; from the exons ATGGATGAGCTGGTACATGACTTAGCCTCAGCCTTGGAGCAGACATCTGAGCAGAATAAGCTTGGTGAGCTGTGGGAGGAGATGGCACTGAGCCCCCGGCAGCAGAGGCGGCAGCTCCGCAAGCGGAGGGGCCGGAAGCGCCGCTCGGACTTCATTCACCTGGCAGAGCATGCCTGCTGCTACAGTGAGGCCTCCGAGTCAAGTCTGGATGAGGCCATTAAGGACTGTCGAGAAATGGCGCCGGTCACCAATTTTAGTGACTCTGATGACACAGCAGTGGCCAAACGGCACCCAGCTCTCAACGCCATTGTTAAGAGTAAGCAACATTCTTGGCATGAATCTGACTCCTTTACTGAAAATGCACCTTGTCGACCACTCAGGCGCCGGCGGAAGGTGAAGCGAGTGACGGCAGAGGTGGCTGCCAGCCTTCAGCAGAAGCTCAAGGTGTCAGATTGGAGCTATGAGAGAGGCTGCAGGTTCAAGTCTGCTAAGAAGCAGCGTCTGTCCCGCTGGAAGGAGAATACTCCCTGGACCTCATCAGGTCACGGGTTGTGTGAATCAGCAGAAAATAGGACTTTCCTAAGCAAAacgggaaggaaagaaaggatggagTGTGAAGCAGATGAACAAAAACAGGGCTCTGATGAGAACATGTCCGAATG TGAAACCAGCAGTGTCTGTAGCAGCAGTGACACAGGGCTCTTTACCAACGATGAAGGACGGCAAG GCGATGATGAACAGAGTGATTGGTTCTATGAAGGAGAGTGTGTCCCAGGGTTCACTGTCCCTAATCTTCTGCCCAAGTGGGCTCCTGATCATTGCTCTGAAGTAGAAAGAATGGATTCCGGACTGGATAAACTTTCAGATCCCACATTCCTTTTACCTTCTCGGCCAGCTCAAAGAG ggtacCATGCTCGCTTGAATCGTCTGCCTGGAGCTGCAGCTCGATGCCTCAGAAAGGGGCGAAGAAGGCTTGTTGGGAAG GAGACCAGCATAAGTGCTCTGAGTACTGAGAGGATAGGCCACATCATCAGTGACCCTCGGCAGAAAGA TTTCTGGTTACCATCAGCTGGGAAAAGAGAACGAAATCAG TTTAATCCGCTCTCTCCCCTTTACTCCCTGGATGTTCTCGCTGATGCTTCTCACCGAAGATGTTCACCAGCACACTGCTCTGCCAG